A genomic segment from Castor canadensis chromosome 1, mCasCan1.hap1v2, whole genome shotgun sequence encodes:
- the LOC141424131 gene encoding uncharacterized protein: MKQTILTIPPPTSTRGVREFLGSTGFCRLWIPGFAEIARPLYEATKVAPDWRWGEEQQRAFDQLKAALLQAPALTLPDPTKSFTLFVDEKKGVAKGVLAQQLGPWKRPVAYLSKKLDAVASGWPPCLRIIAAVAMLVREADKLTFGQVLRVTAPHPVEGVLKQPPGKWMTNARLTHYQGLLLDSPRITFADPVTLNPATLLPNLELQTPVHDCKEFLSEVTQVRVDLKDTPLSGCKLNWYTDGSSFVQNGVRRAGAAVVDQEGNTVWSSALPPGTSAQKAELIALADALERTEGKRVNIYTDSRYAFGTIHIHGAIYRERGFRTAEGKGLKNLAEVQRLLIAVEKPKAVAVMYVPGHQSAKTPEAVGNNRADQEARRAAMVSPSVVAAIDVPVPELPSLPPRPEYSSEDFTWMRAHSLTRKREDEWRSDLKDKLILPEKLGRFLLANLHKSTHLGRRKLLDLLTSAQLRFPNQTAAVRQIVEDCASCTAMKPGRREGHHTGRWNCTMGTPLPCETGTSSGGAGKLDRTTASHKSTQAPAYTGCSRK, encoded by the exons atgaaacagactattttgactattccaccccccacatccactaggggagtgagagagttcctgggctccacagggttctgtagactctggattccgggatttgcggagatagccagacccctatatgaggccaccaaagtgGCTCcagattggaggtggggagaggaacaacagcgggcctttgaccagctaaaggccgcccttctccaggcccctgccttgaccctaccagaccccacaaaatcgttcactctgtttgtggatgaaaaaaagggggtagccaaaggagtcctggcccaacagttaggtccctggaagagacccgtggcatatctttccaagaaattagacgcagtagcatcaggatggcccccctgcctccgcatcatagcggccgttgccatgttagtgagagaagcagacaaattaacctttggacaggtcCTCCGggtcacggcccctcacccggtggagggggtccttaaacaaccccctgggaaatggatgacgaatgccaggctcacccactaccaggggctcctgctggattcccctcggatcaccttcGCAGATCCtgtaactctgaaccctgccaccctgttgcccaacctggaactacagacacctgtccatgactgcaaggagttcctctccgaagttacccaggtacgggttgacctaaaggacaccccactgtccggctgtaaattaaactggtacactgatggaagcagttttgtccaaaatggagtccgaagggcaggggcagcagtggtcgaccaagaaggaaacacggtatggagcagcgccctcccacccggaacctcagcccaaaaggcagaattgatTGCCTTGGCCGATGCCCTggaaaggacagaaggaaagcgagtcaatatctacaccgatagccgctatgctttcggtaccatccacatccacggagccatctatcgcgaaaggggatttcgcacagcagaagggaaaggcttaaaaaacctggccgaagtccagcgtctattaatagcagtggaaaaaccgaaggcagtggcagtgatgtatgtcccaggccatcagtctgccaagactccggaagctgtcggtaacaacagggcggatcaagaagctaggagagcagcaatggtgagtccctccgtggtcgcggctatagatgtgcctgtccctgagctcccttcgctacctccccgaccagagtactcctcggaggatttcacttggatgagagcccactccctcactagaaaaagggaggatgaatggagaagcgaCTTGAAAGACAAGCTAATCCTGCCTGAGAAACTCGGCCGattcctgttagctaacttacataagtccacccacttggggcggagaaagttgctagacttgctgacatctgcacaactccgATTTCCAAACCAGACCGCGGCCGTccgtcaaattgtggaggattgtgctagctgtacagctatgaaaccaggacgaagggaggggcaccacacag gtcgatggaattgcaccatgggtacaccactcccatgtgagacgggcacgtcctcaggaggagcagggaaattggaccgcacgacagcatcccacaaatccactcaagctccggcttaTACGGGATGctccagaaaatga